The proteins below are encoded in one region of Pelagibacterium flavum:
- a CDS encoding uracil-DNA glycosylase — MTNRQLNREEILATLDWYVAAGIDIAVGEEPVDRFAQSAIKPAPSQRRTAPSIVAQAAQPATPPLPVAGGPADVDPSEARAMASSATSLEQLRGMLETFDGCGLKLRATNLVFADGNPDAEIMLVGEAPGREEDLQGKPFVGRSGQLLDRMLGAIGLDRTKVYIANTVPWRPPGNRTPSPSEVAVCLPFLYRQIELVAPKVLVALGGASASTLFETNTGITRLRGQWRDLTVGSHSMRAVATLHPAYLLRQPAAKRLAWADLLSVKAALET, encoded by the coding sequence ATGACAAATCGACAGCTAAATCGCGAAGAAATTCTGGCCACGCTCGACTGGTACGTCGCGGCGGGGATCGATATCGCGGTTGGTGAAGAGCCGGTGGACCGGTTTGCACAGTCGGCAATCAAGCCCGCTCCCTCTCAGCGGCGGACCGCCCCGTCCATCGTAGCGCAAGCGGCGCAGCCCGCGACCCCGCCCCTGCCCGTGGCGGGCGGCCCGGCAGATGTCGATCCAAGCGAGGCGCGCGCAATGGCGTCGAGCGCCACAAGCCTTGAGCAATTGCGCGGCATGCTCGAAACCTTCGACGGGTGCGGGCTGAAACTGCGGGCCACAAATCTGGTGTTTGCCGATGGAAACCCGGATGCCGAGATCATGCTGGTGGGCGAGGCGCCGGGGCGCGAAGAGGACTTGCAGGGCAAGCCGTTCGTGGGCCGATCAGGGCAATTGCTCGACCGGATGCTGGGTGCCATCGGGCTGGACCGGACCAAGGTCTATATCGCCAACACCGTTCCTTGGCGGCCACCGGGCAACAGGACGCCGTCGCCATCGGAAGTTGCCGTATGCCTGCCGTTTCTCTATCGGCAGATCGAACTCGTCGCCCCCAAAGTGCTGGTGGCGCTGGGCGGGGCCTCAGCATCGACGCTTTTCGAAACCAATACCGGGATCACACGATTGCGTGGGCAATGGCGTGACCTGACGGTCGGCTCCCATTCAATGCGCGCGGTGGCAACGCTGCATCCGGCATATTTGTTACGCCAGCCGGCCGCAAAACGGCTCGCCTGGGCCGACCTGCTTTCGGTCAAGGCGGCGCTGGAAACCTAA
- a CDS encoding NAD-dependent epimerase/dehydratase family protein — translation MGKRIVFTGGSGKAGRHVVPYLLDQGHEVFNIDLRPLDHPGVNTLSADLTNSGEAFNALSMHFGFEGLESGNGPAPVDAVVHFAAVPRILLKPDNVTFQANTVSTYYVIEAAVKLGIRKIIIASSETTYGVCFAEGDKDYHCFPLEEDYDVDPMDSYGLSKVVNEKTARAFAMRSGADIYALRIGNVVEPHEYPKFKNFLTNPASRKRNAWSYIDARDLGQIVDLAIAKDGLGFEVFNAVNDTITADEPTTDFLAKWAPNTPIMREMGPNEAPISNRKVREVLGFVEQHNWRKYLPR, via the coding sequence TTGGGCAAACGCATCGTCTTTACCGGTGGCAGCGGGAAAGCCGGCCGTCATGTTGTTCCTTATCTGCTTGATCAAGGACACGAGGTCTTCAATATCGATCTGCGGCCGCTCGACCATCCGGGCGTCAACACGCTGTCAGCCGACCTGACCAACAGCGGAGAGGCGTTCAATGCGCTCTCGATGCATTTCGGATTTGAAGGTCTTGAGAGTGGAAATGGCCCTGCCCCGGTTGATGCGGTTGTGCATTTTGCCGCCGTGCCCCGCATTCTGCTCAAGCCGGACAATGTGACATTCCAGGCCAATACCGTTTCGACCTACTATGTGATCGAAGCGGCGGTGAAACTGGGGATCCGGAAAATCATCATCGCCTCAAGCGAGACGACCTATGGGGTCTGCTTTGCCGAGGGCGACAAGGATTACCACTGCTTTCCGCTCGAGGAAGACTATGACGTCGACCCGATGGACAGCTACGGGCTGTCCAAGGTGGTCAATGAAAAAACGGCCCGGGCGTTCGCCATGCGCTCGGGCGCCGATATTTACGCGCTGCGGATCGGCAATGTGGTCGAGCCGCATGAATACCCCAAGTTCAAGAACTTCCTCACCAACCCCGCCTCGCGCAAGCGCAATGCCTGGAGCTATATCGATGCACGCGATCTGGGCCAGATCGTCGATCTTGCCATTGCAAAGGACGGGCTGGGCTTTGAAGTGTTCAATGCGGTGAACGATACGATCACTGCAGACGAGCCGACGACGGACTTTCTGGCAAAATGGGCACCCAATACACCGATCATGCGAGAGATGGGGCCAAATGAAGCGCCAATCTCCAACCGGAAAGTCCGCGAAGTTCTGGGCTTTGTCGAACAGCACAACTGGCGGAAATACCTGCCTCGATAG
- a CDS encoding NAD(P)/FAD-dependent oxidoreductase: MIYDVIIVGGSYAGMSAAFPLVRARRNVLVIDGGKRRNRFASHSHGFLTQDGVAPDVIAAQAGVQLAAYPTLTSIEGNATSAARAEDGFTVTLEDGRNFAGKRLILAHGVTDTLPEITGLKERWGQSVFHCPYCHGYELNQGKIGVVGVGAISMHHALMLPDWGQTIFLPNGTFEPDADQLAQLAARGTALETGTIAEITGRADVRLTDGRVLSFDGLFVASIVSPSSPIAEQLGCAIEELPNGRQIVTDEMKQTSVPHVFACGDAARAAGSVPLAVGDGAMAGAACHRTLMFG, from the coding sequence ATGATTTACGACGTCATCATCGTTGGCGGCAGCTATGCAGGTATGTCGGCCGCCTTTCCCCTGGTCCGCGCACGACGCAATGTTCTGGTCATCGACGGGGGCAAACGGCGCAACCGGTTTGCCAGTCATTCACATGGCTTTCTGACCCAGGACGGAGTGGCGCCCGACGTAATCGCGGCACAGGCCGGCGTGCAGTTGGCGGCCTATCCGACCCTAACCTCGATCGAGGGCAACGCCACCAGCGCGGCAAGGGCCGAGGACGGGTTTACGGTCACGCTTGAGGACGGGCGGAATTTTGCAGGCAAACGGCTGATCCTTGCGCATGGGGTGACCGACACGCTGCCCGAGATCACCGGCCTCAAAGAGCGGTGGGGGCAGAGCGTCTTCCACTGCCCCTATTGTCACGGCTATGAGCTCAATCAGGGGAAAATCGGGGTTGTCGGTGTCGGCGCCATATCCATGCATCACGCCCTGATGCTGCCCGATTGGGGGCAGACGATTTTTCTGCCCAACGGAACGTTCGAGCCCGACGCTGATCAATTGGCTCAGCTTGCTGCCCGTGGCACAGCGTTGGAAACCGGAACGATCGCCGAGATCACGGGAAGGGCCGACGTACGGCTCACCGACGGGCGGGTTCTCTCGTTTGATGGACTGTTCGTTGCCTCGATTGTTTCTCCATCGAGCCCCATTGCCGAACAGCTGGGCTGTGCCATCGAGGAATTGCCCAATGGGCGCCAGATCGTAACCGACGAGATGAAACAGACCAGCGTGCCACACGTTTTTGCCTGCGGAGACGCTGCGCGGGCAGCCGGATCGGTGCCGCTGGCCGTAGGAGACGGAGCAATGGCCGGCGCGGCGTGTCACCGGACTCTGATGTTCGGATAA
- a CDS encoding DMT family transporter, producing the protein MPRRNVMLGIGLKVASVFVFVAMSAVIKGAEGVPVGQLIFFRSAFALVPVFLILGMRGQLLDGFKTTRLGSHILRGILGTGGMILIFFGLTRLPLPEATTINYATPLFIVIFSAVFLREKIRLFRWSAVVVGLVGVIIIMWPRLTFLSSDAATLGPQAIGALAAFSACMVSAAAMLTVRNLVKTERSATIVIYFSLVSTVIGLASIPFGWLPLSLEEALILMGAGVCGGVGQILLTESYRHAELTTVAPFEYSSMILSIAIGFLVFHEVPTIEMLIGGSIVTAAGIFIIYREHMLGLDRAKVRKVSSPV; encoded by the coding sequence ATGCCCCGCCGGAACGTGATGCTGGGCATTGGGCTCAAAGTCGCCTCGGTCTTCGTTTTTGTTGCCATGAGCGCCGTCATCAAGGGGGCTGAAGGGGTCCCGGTCGGCCAGTTGATCTTTTTCCGCTCGGCCTTTGCGCTGGTCCCGGTCTTTCTCATCCTGGGCATGCGTGGGCAGTTGCTGGACGGCTTCAAGACGACGCGGCTCGGCTCTCACATCCTTCGCGGCATCCTGGGAACAGGCGGCATGATCCTGATCTTTTTTGGCCTTACGCGCCTGCCGCTCCCCGAAGCCACAACCATCAACTACGCGACGCCTCTGTTCATCGTCATTTTCTCGGCCGTGTTCCTGCGCGAAAAGATCAGGCTGTTCCGCTGGAGCGCGGTGGTGGTGGGGCTCGTTGGGGTCATCATTATCATGTGGCCGCGCCTGACCTTCCTCTCAAGCGATGCCGCGACGCTCGGGCCACAGGCGATCGGTGCCCTCGCAGCGTTTTCCGCCTGCATGGTCTCGGCAGCTGCAATGCTCACAGTGCGCAATCTGGTCAAGACGGAGCGCAGCGCCACCATCGTCATCTATTTTTCGCTGGTCAGCACGGTCATTGGTCTGGCTTCTATACCCTTCGGCTGGTTGCCGTTGAGCCTCGAAGAAGCCTTGATCCTCATGGGGGCCGGCGTTTGCGGTGGCGTGGGGCAGATTCTTCTGACCGAGAGCTATCGCCACGCCGAACTGACCACCGTCGCTCCGTTTGAATATTCCTCGATGATCCTCTCGATCGCCATCGGCTTTCTGGTTTTCCACGAAGTGCCGACCATCGAAATGCTGATCGGGGGCAGTATCGTCACCGCCGCCGGCATCTTCATCATCTATCGCGAGCACATGCTCGGCCTCGACCGGGCCAAGGTGCGCAAGGTGTCCAGCCCGGTTTAG
- a CDS encoding MFS transporter, translating to MSQMVKISALLMSSALLMIAGGMHGLILPVRGAEEGFSLLALGLIGTGWSIGFISGSISVPHLVRRVGHIRAYAVMAAIACMTILLNLIFVHDAAWIFLRIFSGFCFAGAAMVVESWLNEVSDNESRGTTFSIYVSVTLFASTAGQMIIAATGVAGYIPFVLAAIAYIAAVLPTAVTRTPQPAPLQAVSLDVRTLYQTSPIAVVAAFSVGMANGAFGTLAPVYGIERGFSTATIAYLMSLAIVAGAIAQVPLGRLSDRIDRRKVMMGVAIIGSVAGILAILLNLSYPPIAGQISA from the coding sequence ATGTCGCAAATGGTCAAGATTTCCGCACTTTTGATGTCGTCCGCCCTGCTGATGATTGCAGGAGGGATGCACGGGCTTATTTTGCCAGTGCGCGGGGCCGAAGAGGGGTTTTCCCTGCTGGCGCTGGGCCTGATCGGGACCGGCTGGTCCATCGGATTCATTTCCGGATCGATTTCCGTGCCTCATCTGGTGCGCCGAGTGGGCCACATACGGGCCTATGCCGTCATGGCGGCCATTGCCTGCATGACCATTCTGCTCAACCTCATTTTCGTTCACGACGCAGCATGGATTTTCCTGCGCATCTTTTCAGGCTTCTGCTTTGCCGGGGCAGCCATGGTGGTGGAGAGCTGGCTCAACGAGGTTTCGGACAACGAAAGCCGCGGCACCACGTTCTCGATCTATGTGAGCGTGACGCTGTTTGCGTCGACCGCTGGACAGATGATCATCGCGGCAACAGGCGTAGCCGGATATATCCCTTTCGTTCTGGCCGCCATCGCCTATATCGCGGCGGTGCTGCCGACGGCTGTCACCCGCACGCCGCAGCCAGCTCCGCTGCAGGCCGTGAGCCTCGATGTCCGCACACTTTACCAGACGTCCCCCATTGCCGTGGTGGCAGCCTTTTCGGTGGGCATGGCCAACGGGGCCTTCGGCACCCTGGCACCGGTTTATGGTATCGAGCGCGGGTTTTCGACGGCGACGATCGCCTATCTGATGAGCCTCGCCATTGTCGCGGGGGCGATCGCGCAGGTACCCCTTGGACGGCTTTCCGACAGGATAGACCGACGCAAGGTGATGATGGGCGTTGCGATCATCGGTTCCGTAGCAGGCATCTTGGCCATCCTGCTCAATCTGAGCTACCCCCCAATCGCTGGACAGATTTCGGCGTAA
- a CDS encoding IS3 family transposase (programmed frameshift), with amino-acid sequence MSKRKQHSPEFKAKVALEALKGEETVSELASRFGIHPTMIHQWKRALLEGASGVFERGGRKKPEIDDEQVKDLHAKIGELAVANDFLSRKLKPLGREVRRGMIEPDHPVLSIGKQCTLLSLSRSSFYYTPKGETEINLALMRRIDEQFLETPFFGVRQMTWHLRNEGHLVNEKRVRRLMRLMGLMPIYQKPNTSRPAKGHKVWPYLLKGLRVERPNQAWAADITYLPMRRGFLYLVAIMDWHTRKVLAWRISNTLEADFCIEALNEAVHKFGPPEVMNTDQGSQFTSFAWTDRLRRMGVRISMDGKGRFLDNIFVERLWRTLKYECVYLHAWETGSQARAGVRDWMEFYNHRRPHSALGGKPPAVIYWQRIEQNQPDQQVQRVA; translated from the exons ATGTCGAAACGAAAGCAGCATTCGCCCGAGTTCAAGGCGAAGGTCGCCCTGGAAGCATTGAAGGGCGAAGAGACGGTATCGGAATTGGCGAGCCGGTTCGGTATCCACCCCACGATGATCCACCAATGGAAGCGGGCGTTACTCGAAGGGGCATCGGGTGTGTTCGAGCGTGGCGGGCGCAAAAAGCCAGAGATTGACGATGAACAGGTCAAGGATCTGCACGCCAAGATCGGAGAGCTGGCCGTCGCCAACGATTTTTTGTCACGAAAGCTCAAGC CCCTGGGGCGGGAAGTGAGACGGGGGATGATAGAACCTGATCACCCCGTTCTCTCGATTGGCAAGCAGTGCACGCTGCTGTCGCTCTCGCGTTCCTCGTTCTACTACACGCCGAAAGGCGAGACCGAGATCAACCTCGCGCTAATGCGCAGGATCGATGAGCAATTCCTGGAGACACCCTTCTTCGGAGTCCGGCAGATGACCTGGCACCTGCGCAATGAAGGGCACCTGGTGAACGAGAAGCGCGTGCGGCGGCTGATGCGGCTCATGGGGCTGATGCCAATCTACCAGAAGCCCAATACCTCGAGACCGGCCAAGGGACACAAGGTTTGGCCGTATCTTCTAAAGGGATTGAGGGTGGAACGTCCGAACCAGGCCTGGGCTGCGGACATCACGTATCTTCCGATGCGCCGGGGCTTTCTCTACCTGGTGGCCATCATGGACTGGCACACCCGCAAAGTCTTGGCCTGGCGCATCTCGAACACGCTGGAGGCAGACTTCTGCATCGAAGCATTGAACGAGGCGGTCCACAAGTTCGGCCCACCCGAGGTCATGAACACCGATCAAGGCAGCCAGTTCACGTCCTTTGCCTGGACCGATCGGTTGCGACGAATGGGAGTGCGCATCTCCATGGATGGCAAGGGGCGGTTCCTCGACAATATCTTTGTCGAGCGGCTCTGGCGCACCCTCAAATACGAATGCGTCTATCTGCACGCTTGGGAAACTGGATCACAGGCTCGTGCTGGCGTCCGCGACTGGATGGAATTCTACAATCATCGACGCCCTCATTCCGCCCTTGGCGGTAAACCGCCTGCCGTGATCTATTGGCAGCGCATTGAGCAAAACCAACCCGACCAGCAGGTGCAACGAGTAGCTTAA
- a CDS encoding MFS transporter, giving the protein MFALYGLAAYSLYAIAVAHANDFADDGSFAKIASGMLLVLGSGQMLGPIVASMTMQWLGPVAMFIVPVAFHGALAATAYFRMRIRDAAPAEDRAPFQPMPSERLVTGETLNLDPRSEENGFEFEEDAGEAPSPDGIEPQQG; this is encoded by the coding sequence TTGTTCGCCCTCTATGGGCTGGCGGCCTATTCGCTCTACGCCATCGCCGTGGCGCATGCCAACGACTTTGCCGATGACGGCAGCTTCGCAAAGATTGCCTCGGGCATGCTGCTGGTTTTGGGCTCAGGGCAGATGCTGGGGCCGATTGTCGCCTCTATGACCATGCAATGGTTGGGACCGGTGGCGATGTTCATAGTGCCGGTGGCTTTTCACGGGGCGCTTGCCGCAACCGCCTATTTCCGTATGCGGATCCGCGATGCTGCTCCTGCCGAGGATCGGGCACCGTTCCAGCCCATGCCTTCGGAACGACTGGTGACGGGCGAAACGCTCAATCTCGACCCGCGCTCGGAGGAGAACGGGTTCGAGTTCGAAGAAGATGCCGGAGAAGCGCCCTCCCCGGACGGCATCGAACCGCAACAAGGTTGA
- the moaB gene encoding molybdenum cofactor biosynthesis protein B, protein MFPYKIDDSHPFVPVTFAILAVSDTRTLETDTSGALLREMIEGDGHRVFERAVVTDDRDAIANQVKAWVEEEGIDVVLTTGGTGFSGRDVTPEAVEPLFDKRMDGFSVLFHQYSATTIGTSSIQSRTTAGLIGTTFVFCLPGSRGACRDAWEAILKYQFDSRHVPCNFIEVMPRLNER, encoded by the coding sequence ATGTTTCCCTACAAGATCGACGACAGTCACCCCTTTGTGCCGGTAACATTTGCCATACTGGCGGTTTCCGATACGCGCACGCTCGAGACAGATACGTCCGGAGCCCTGCTCCGGGAAATGATCGAGGGAGATGGCCATCGGGTGTTCGAGCGGGCTGTGGTCACCGATGACCGGGACGCGATCGCCAATCAGGTCAAGGCCTGGGTGGAGGAGGAAGGCATTGATGTTGTGCTCACGACCGGCGGGACCGGCTTTTCGGGCCGCGATGTAACGCCAGAGGCCGTCGAGCCTCTGTTCGACAAGCGCATGGACGGGTTTTCCGTGCTGTTTCACCAGTATTCGGCCACGACCATCGGCACCTCGTCCATCCAATCGCGGACCACGGCTGGGCTCATCGGCACCACATTCGTCTTTTGCCTGCCAGGATCGCGCGGGGCCTGTCGGGATGCCTGGGAGGCGATCCTGAAGTACCAGTTCGACAGTCGGCATGTACCCTGCAACTTCATCGAAGTGATGCCGCGTCTCAACGAGCGCTAA
- a CDS encoding PA0069 family radical SAM protein codes for MLETPKLRGRGAASNESGRFEPHKREMFADGWEPEPEEGFETREHIERAKSIITRNVSPDIGFDRSINPYRGCEHGCSYCFARPTHAYLGHSAGIDFERDIYVKVNAAELLRAELANPRYKPKPIAIGTNTDPYQPLERKYKIMRSVLKVLLEAKHPVTIVTKSALIVRDLDILTKLNKLGLVSVGISVTSMDHRLSRFMEPRASTPSRRLEAIKLLSESGIPTRIMAAPMIPAVNDHELERILDAGKAQGATTASMILLRLPGEVRDIFREWLLKTYPDKVKHVMNLVRDYRGGRDNDPRFGSRFTGEGPYAVLMQQRFEKAAARLGLEEDAMPLRTDLFAHPQKETAQLSLF; via the coding sequence ATGCTGGAGACGCCAAAGCTGCGCGGGCGCGGTGCGGCCAGCAATGAAAGCGGGCGGTTCGAGCCGCACAAGCGCGAAATGTTCGCCGATGGATGGGAACCTGAACCCGAGGAAGGTTTCGAAACGCGCGAGCATATCGAGAGGGCCAAATCCATCATTACGCGCAATGTCTCCCCCGATATCGGGTTCGACCGTTCGATCAATCCTTACCGTGGGTGTGAGCACGGGTGCTCGTACTGCTTTGCCCGCCCGACGCACGCCTATCTGGGCCACTCGGCGGGGATCGATTTCGAGCGCGACATCTATGTGAAGGTCAACGCTGCAGAATTGCTGCGGGCCGAGCTGGCCAATCCGCGCTACAAGCCAAAACCCATCGCCATCGGCACCAATACGGACCCCTACCAGCCGCTGGAGCGCAAGTACAAGATCATGCGTTCGGTGCTCAAGGTACTGCTCGAGGCGAAGCATCCTGTGACCATTGTCACCAAATCAGCGCTGATCGTACGAGACCTCGATATCCTGACCAAACTCAACAAGCTCGGCCTGGTTTCGGTGGGTATTTCAGTGACCTCGATGGATCACCGGCTGTCGCGCTTTATGGAGCCACGGGCGTCCACGCCATCGCGGCGGCTCGAAGCGATCAAGCTGCTTTCCGAGTCGGGCATTCCCACCCGCATCATGGCCGCGCCCATGATTCCGGCGGTTAACGATCACGAGCTCGAACGCATTCTCGATGCGGGCAAGGCGCAGGGGGCGACGACGGCTTCCATGATCCTGTTGCGGTTGCCCGGCGAAGTGCGCGACATTTTCCGAGAGTGGTTGCTCAAGACCTACCCCGACAAGGTCAAGCACGTAATGAACCTCGTGCGGGACTATCGCGGCGGACGTGACAATGACCCGCGGTTCGGCTCGCGCTTCACAGGCGAAGGGCCCTACGCAGTGCTGATGCAGCAGCGATTTGAAAAGGCTGCCGCCCGGCTGGGGCTGGAGGAGGACGCGATGCCGTTGCGCACCGACCTTTTTGCGCACCCGCAAAAGGAGACAGCGCAACTGAGTCTCTTCTGA
- a CDS encoding nuclear transport factor 2 family protein, giving the protein MTDAATLAQEFWWRMGTNEWTLAAALFADNIEIIWPQSGEVIGSGDDFVAINENYPAHGKWTFKVERVIGSGGHAITETRVSDGTIEALAVSIFECADDRIVRITEYWPEPFDAPEWRRKWVTLRSE; this is encoded by the coding sequence GTGACGGACGCGGCGACACTGGCACAGGAATTCTGGTGGCGGATGGGCACCAATGAGTGGACGCTCGCCGCTGCTCTGTTTGCCGACAACATCGAAATTATCTGGCCGCAATCGGGTGAAGTTATCGGTTCGGGGGATGATTTTGTCGCGATCAACGAGAACTATCCCGCTCATGGCAAATGGACCTTCAAGGTGGAACGGGTAATCGGTTCTGGCGGTCATGCGATCACCGAAACACGGGTTTCGGACGGCACGATCGAAGCCCTCGCCGTATCAATCTTTGAATGCGCCGACGATCGGATCGTTCGGATCACCGAGTACTGGCCCGAGCCATTCGACGCGCCGGAGTGGCGGCGGAAATGGGTGACGCTGCGCTCTGAGTGA
- a CDS encoding ribonuclease HII produces the protein MPKSDSKPLVVDAPSYELEAAALAGGHAMVAGIDEAGRGPLAGPVVAAAVVLDPLAIPEGLNDSKKLTEEKREALFAQIMATAQVGFCAASVEVIDRLNIRGATLWAMCQALDALPVRPDMALIDGRDVPEGLSCTGQFVIGGDGKSLSIAAASIVAKVVRDRMCHIMDVGLPHYRFGQHKGYGTALHLEALATHGPCEMHRMSFAPVLAARR, from the coding sequence ATGCCCAAAAGTGATTCGAAACCTCTGGTCGTTGATGCACCCAGCTACGAGCTGGAGGCCGCGGCGCTGGCCGGCGGTCATGCGATGGTTGCGGGGATCGATGAGGCCGGGCGCGGGCCGTTGGCGGGACCGGTGGTCGCCGCCGCAGTTGTTCTGGACCCCCTGGCAATTCCCGAGGGGCTCAACGATTCCAAAAAGCTCACCGAAGAGAAGCGCGAAGCGCTGTTCGCCCAGATCATGGCGACAGCGCAAGTGGGGTTTTGCGCCGCATCGGTCGAGGTGATCGACCGCCTCAATATTCGCGGCGCCACGCTGTGGGCAATGTGCCAGGCACTCGATGCCCTGCCCGTTCGACCCGACATGGCACTGATCGACGGGCGGGACGTTCCCGAGGGCCTCTCATGCACTGGGCAGTTCGTGATCGGGGGCGATGGAAAGTCACTCTCGATTGCTGCGGCGTCCATCGTCGCCAAAGTGGTTCGCGATCGGATGTGCCACATCATGGATGTCGGGCTTCCGCACTACCGCTTCGGTCAGCACAAGGGCTATGGCACTGCGCTGCATCTTGAAGCGCTTGCCACTCACGGGCCCTGCGAGATGCACCGGATGAGCTTTGCGCCAGTGCTGGCAGCGCGGCGCTGA